CACCTGACCATCGGCATCACGCCGGTCCTCTGCGAGCAACTGGCGGATCCGCTGGTGCTGGAGCACCTGCGCGCCTATTTGGAGGAGAAGCAGAAAGCCGCCGAAGCGGACCTGCGCCGCTTTGACCCGGTCAGCGAGCGGCAGTTGCACTTCCTGGCCGGCTTTTACGCCCAGTGGTACGCGCACATCCGCGCCAGCCTGGACGAGCGCTACGGCGGTGACATCATCGGAGCGTTCCGCCGGCTCCAGGACGCCGGGTATATCGAGATCCTCACTTCCGCCGCCACACACGGCTATCTGCCCCTGCTGGCGCGCGATTCCTCCATCCATGGTCAGCTCGCCACCGGCGTGCGGAGCTACATACGCCACTTCGGCCGCCGGCCGCGCGCCATCTGGCTGCCGGAATGCGCCTACCGGCCGGCCTACTATGTGGACGGCCCGCAGGGACGCTGGCGCAAGCCCGGCCTGGAAGAATTCCTGGCGGAACAGCGCCTGGGCCTCTTTTTCTGCGAGACCCATGCTATCGAAGGGGGCACACCGATCGGCAAGGCGCGCGAGGGCGTCGTCGGCCCGTATGGGGAGGTGCCCAAGCGCTACCTCGTGCCCATCGTCGGCTACACGGAACCCACACGCCGCACCACCTACCGCCCCTATTATGTCGCCGGCACCGAGGTCGCGGTGATGGGACGCAACAACCCCACCAGCATGCAGGTCTGGTCCGCCGATTGGGGATACCCCGGCGACGGCGACTACCGGGAGTTTCACAAGAAGGACGGCGTGTCGGGCATGCAGTACTGGCGCGTGACCGGTCCTCGGCTGGACCTGGGCCAGAAAGACCTGTACCACCCCGATTGGGCGGAATATAAGGCGCACCAGCATGCCCGGCACTTCGCCGGCCTGGTCGAACAGCTCCTGACCGAGTACGCCCGCGATAATCACGGCGATTACGGCATCATCGTCTCCATGTACGACACCGAGCTGTTCGGCCACTGGTGGTTCGAGGGCATCCTCTGGATCCGGGAGGTCCTGCGCAACCTGGCGGCCTCGGAGACGGTCGAGCTGACCACCGCCTCCGATTATCTCACGGCACACCCACCGGAGGATGTGCTGGCCCTGCCGGAGTCCTCATGGGGCGCCGGCGGCACTCACTTCACCTGGGACAACCCCGACACGCACTGGATGTGGGAACCCATCCACCAGGCGGAAACGCGCATGGAGGCGCTGGTAGCGCGTTACCCGGAGGCAGACGGGCCGGCGCGCGACATCCTGAACCAGGCCGCGCGCGAACTGCTCCTCCTGCAGGCCAGCGACTGGCCGTTCCTGGTGACCACCGGCCAGGCGCGCGCCTATGCCATCGAGCGCTTCCAGGGGCATCTGGAGCGGTTCGAGGAGCTGGCGCGTGCGCTGGAAGCCGGCACCCCCGAGGCCCTGGCCGCCGGCGCGGAGCTGGCCGGCCGCTACTACGCGCTGGATAATCCTTTCCCCGACGTAGACTATCGAGATTTTACAGAACGGGAAAGGCGCATATAATGTCGCCATTGTAAGCCCATCACACTGCATGGAGGACCATATCTATGACCGCTGAAAGCAAAAAGGTGCGTGTCGCCATCATCGGCGTCGGCAACTGCGCATCCGCCTTTGTCCAGGGCGTACACTATTACAAGGATGCCCCGGAAGATCAGGAGGTGCCCGGCCTGATGCACGTCAACCTGGGCGGCTATCACATCCGCGATATCGAATTCACGGCCGCCTTCGACGTGGTGGACACCAAGGTGGGCCTGGACCTCGCGGAAGCGATCTTCGCCCATCCCAACAACACCATCAAGTTCGCCGACGTGCCCAAATTGGGCGTCAAGGTGTACCGCGGCATGACCCATGACGGGCTGGGAAGGTATCTCAAGAATGTGGTGCGCAAGGCCCCTGGCTCCACCGATGACATCGTGCGGATTTTGAAGGAAACCCGCACCGATGTGGTGGTCAACTACCTGCCGGTGGGTTCGGAGATGGCCACCAAATGGTACGTGGAGCAGGTGCTGGACGCCGGCTGTGCCTTCATCAACTGCATCCCCGTTTTCATCGCCAGCCAGGAGTACTGGGATCGGCGCTTCCGCGAGCGCGGCCTGCCGGTCATCGGCGACGACATCAAGAGCCAGGTCGGCGCCACCATCACCCACCGCGTGCTGACCAAGCTGTTCCACGACCGCGGCGTGCGCCTGGACCGCACCTACCAATTGAACTTCGGCGGGAACATGGACTTCTACAACATGCTGGAGCGCGAGCGCCTGGAGTCGAAGAAGATTTCCAAGACCGGCGCCGTCACCAGCCAGCTCCCCTACGAACTGGAAGAGGGGAATATCCATGTCGGCCCCAGCGACTATGTCCCCTGGCTCACAGACCGCAAGTGGTGCTATATCCGCATGGAAGGGCGCGCCTTCGGGGATGTGCCGCTGAACCTGGAGCTCAAGCTCGAGGTCTGGGACTCCCCCAACTCCGCCGGCGTAGTCATCGACGCCGTGCGTTGTGCCAAACTGGCGCTGGACCGCGGCATCGCCGGCGCTCTCAAGGCTCCCTCCGCCTACTTCATGAAGACGCCGCCCGTCCAGTTCAGCGACGACGAGGCACACCGCCTGACGGAGGCGTTCATCGCCGGCGAGATCGAGGACGTATAGCTTTCACCAACCGATGCAGAAGGGGCGGGGCCGGCACCCTGCCCCTTTTTCTGTTCCCCCGTCCCGGCGGAGCAGTAAGTTGCGGCCAGGACAGGGGACAGGTATAATCACAAACGAACCAGCGAGTGATACGCGGGGTACGCTCGGGCCAGGCACATGTAAGGAGCACAAGGCGTGGATCTGCACGAGTTTCCGAGGCCAGAGGGGGATACCGGTATCGGGATGCACTGGTCCTTCGGCGAGCCGGCGGCGACCGGCCTGCGCCGACTGCGCCAGCGCTGGCTCCCCCTGCTGAAACTGCTGGGCGTGAAGTGGGTGCGCTTCCGGCACGCCGGCGGCGAGACGCTGGCGGAGCTCCTGCTGGACCATGACATCATGCCCATCGTCCAGCTTTGGCGCTTCGCGCCGTACCCGGGCCGGCCGGCGGAGGGCCTGGAAGATGTGGTGCGGAGCTATGTCGCGCTCGGCGTGCGCTATTTCGAGCTGGGAGAGCGCCTGGACGATCCGCGCGCCTGGCGGGATGCGCATATCCCTGCCGATGTGGTATCCCGGCTGATAGAACCCCTGCGCGCCGACGTGGAGATGGTGCTGGAGGCCGGCGGCTTGCCGGGCCTGCCGGCCAGCCTCGACCTCCAGGAGAAGTGGGACCTGGTCGGGGCGCTGTGCAGGGCCGGCCATGCGGAGCTACTGCGCGCCGGCGTCTGGCAGGCCTATTACATGCATGTCGGCAACCTGCCCCTGGAGTATCCGGATGACCCGGTCAACTTGATGGGCCGGCCGCTGTCGGCGGATGAGTACGAGGAAGCCCTGGCGGAGGAATGGCCCGGCCATGCCTGGGGCGGCATGAGCCGGCAGGAGGTGAACCAGGAGCGCCTGTGCCGGCGCGATCCGGATGCCACGGTGGCCACCATATCGGCCGGCTGGCGCCGCTATGAGGCGCTGGATCTGCGCATCCGCCGCCATCTCGGCCGTTCGATCCCCATTCTGGGCACCGCCGGCGGCCCGCGCCTGGGCGATCGGCTGGATCCCCGCTACCCAACCCTCACTCCCCAGCGCCACGCCGAACGGGTGCTGGCCATTTCCCGGGCGCTGATGGGCACCAGCACGGAACATTCGCCGGCGCCGGGCTATCTCTTCTGCGCCGCTTTCTCCGTGCTGGGCAACTACGCCCTGGGGAATTTCGAGCCGGCCTTTGAGGATTGGGCCTGGATCAGCCCCCGCTGGGAGCGCGGCCGCCTGCCCGTAGTAGAACTCCTGGGCGCCGAGCCAAAGCGCGCCCGTTTGCTGGCGGAACCCCTCAGCCCCGTCTCCGCGGAGGAGGCTGTGGCGGTGATGAGCGGGATGACGCTGGGCGCCGGCAGTTCTCACACCGATGACTTCGTCGAGCCGGAGGTGGGCCGGCCGCTGTACGAGCTTCTGCGCCCGGTCGGCGGCGACGAAGAGGAAGCCTACGTCATCCCGCCGACTTTCGCCCCGGAGCCATTCGCCTTCTGGCCGCCGGCCAGCCTGCAGGGCAAGCTGAAAGGGGGCGCCGGCCGCAAGGTGCTCCTATCCATGGCCCGCGATGGAAGCACACAGGAAGCTGTGGTCGGCCAGGACGAGACCTTCGTCTTCCGCAACCTGCGCCCCGGGGTATATGCCCTGCGCGTCGACGGCACCAATCTGGAAATCTCCCGCATCAGCTTGGCCTCGGGCGACGAGAAATATCTGGAGCTGGAGATGCCGGCCTGGCGCTGGCACATCACGAAGCGGCCGGCCAGCCTGGGCTTCGCCATGGTGCTCTGCTCCGTGGAGGGGAAGATCGGACTGCCGGTGCGCATCTGGAACGAGGTATGGGATGGCATGGAGCGGCTGACGGGGTCGAAGCCGGCTCTGGGGCCGTACTACTGCGAGCTGGCACCATTGGCCGCCGGCCGCTACTGGCTCCAGCCGCGCGGCATCGCGCCGGCGGTGGAGCTTGAGCTGGAAACAGATGCCATCTTCGAGGTGGTCTTCACGCCCATCTGCCGCCCAGAACCGGCACCGACTGCTTCCCCGGAGTCAGCGCCGGCCGGCGAGACGGGGACCGCTCCTTCCGCCGCTGGGCTGGACCTGTATCTCCTGCTGGCCCGGCCGCTGGCCAGCAAAGAGGAGCTGTCGGCTGTCCTGCGCTTCATCCAGCGCCATACGCCGGCGTGCGGCTTTTCGGTGGAAGAGGCCAGTTGGGCCAGGCGGGTGCTCATCGTCGGCGGCGCCAACCTGCGCGTGACCGAGGATGATGAGCAGTTCCTGCGCCAGAGGGGATGTCAGGTGCGGCGGGTGGCGGAGAACGTGGCGGAGACCCTGACCCTGCTGGCACGTCAGGGAGACCCAATGACCGATGTCACAGCGGATATCACGGCCTGAGGTGCACGGGGTGCCGGTCCTGCCGGCAGTCCATGCACCCAGTGAAGGTTGGGGAGCGCCTTCAGTGAAACATATCGGCATCCTGCATCATCCGCGACTGCCGGCGGCGCGCCTTCTGGCAGAGGAGATCGCCGCATGGCTGGCTGTGCGGGGCGTTACTTCGCGCATCGATTCCGCGCTGGAAGAGGGCGAGAAACTGGCCCACCTGAACCATCAGGACATGGTGATCACCCTGGGCGGCGACGGCACCATCCTGCGGGCGGCAAGGCTGAGCGCGATGTACAACGTCCCCTTGCTGGGCATCAACATGGGGCGGGTGGGATTCCTGACGGAATTCACTCCGCAGGACTGGCAGGAGCGCTTGCCGGCGGTGTTGGAAGGGCAGTACTGGGTCGAGGAGCGCATCATGTTGCGGGCCTCCGCCCGCCGGCAGTCCCAGCCGCTGGGCACGTTCGACGCCCTGAACGATGTCGTGGTCGCAAGGGGAGAGCTGGCGCGCGTCCTGCACGTGGAAGCGTCGGTGAACGACACGCCGCTGACCACCTATGTGGCCGATGGGGTGATTGTCGCCACGCCGACCGGCTCGACCGCCTATGCGCTGTCCGCCGGCGGCCCCATTCTCTCGCCGGACCTGGAGGCGATGCTCATCATACCGGTGGCGCCGCATCTGGCCTTTAACCGCGCCCTGGTCCTGCCGGCCGGCTCCCAACTGACCTTCGCGGTGCACACCTATCACCATGCCCAACTCATCGTGGACGGCCAGGGCGAAACGCGGCTGGTGGACGGCGATGCGGTCCAGGTCACCATCAGCCCGTACCGCTGTCGCTTTGTGCGCACCCAGCCGCGGAACTACTTCTATCAGAACCTGGTGGAGAAGCTTCATTGGCGTACATGAACCGAGAGGTGGAGGAACTGATTCGTCAGGGGATGGCCGCCGCCCGCGTGGGGGAGAAAGAGGAAGCCCGCCGGCATTTTGAGGCGGCTCTGCGTCTGGATCCCAACGCGGCGGCCGCCTGGCTAGGATTGAGCGGCGTGGTAGATTCGCCCGAGGAAAAGCGCCGCTGTTTCCAGCGGGTGCTGGAGCTGGAGCCGGGGAACGCCGAGGCGCTGGCCGGCCTGGCCTGGTTGGACCGTCAGCAGGCGCAGGCGCCGGCGGAGGCGCCGGAAGTGCTCTACTGCGCCAATCATCCCACCGTCGAGACCGTCCTGCGCTGTAACCGCTGTAACAAGCCCATCTGCGTGGAATGCGCCGTGCAGACGCCGGTGGGCTACCGTTGTAAGGAATGCGTGGCAGAGCTTCAGGCCCATTACTTCAACGCGCAAGCCTGGGACTACCCCGTTGCCGCCGCGGTGACGCTGTTCCTCAGCATCTTTGTCGGCGCGTTCCTGCCCTGGCTGATGTCCATGCTGCCCTACGGATGGCTGTTCGTGTTTTTCCTGACGCCGCCCATCAGCGGCGGCATCGCCGAGGCGGCGCGCCGTGCCGTGGGGCGCCGGCGGGGCAAATACACGTGGCTGACGACCAGCGCCGCCGGCGTCCTCGGGGGAATACTGGGTATACTGATCCTCTGGTGGCAGATCGGGGTCATGCCCTGGCTGACATTCTTGATCTTTATCGTCCTGCATGCCAGCACACTGTCCATGCGTTTGCGGTGAGTGGCAGAGGGGAACGTGTTAGTTGAGCTGACGATCGAGAACTTCGCCATTATTGAGCACCTTCAGGTCAGCTTCCATGAGGGTTTCAACGTGCTGACCGGCGAGACCGGCGCCGGCAAGTCCATTATCGTGGACGCGGTGGCCTCGGTGCTGGGCGGCCGCTTGGAGCAGGAGCAGATTCGCGCCGGCGCACCGCAGGCCAGCGTCGAGGCCGTGTTCGAGGTGGCCGGCCCCGCCGGCCGGCGCATCCTGCCCATCCTGCAGGAACATGACCTGCTCGACGAGGCCCCCGCCGGCGACCGCTTCACCCTTATCCTGCGGCGGGACCTGCGCCTGGGCGGCCGCTCCGTCTGCCGGGTCAACGGCCGCGCCGTGCCCCTGTCCCTCCTGCAGGAGATCGGACAGTACCTGGTGGACATTCACGGCCAGGGGGATAATACCCTGCTCCTGCGCCGGCAGGAACAGTTGGGATTCCTGGACCGCTACGGCGGCCTGGTGGAACTGCGCGAACAGGTCTCCGCCCTGGTGCGGGAACTGCGCCGCGTGCGGCAGGAGCTGGAAGCCCTGCGGCAGGACGAGCGGGAGATCGCCCGCCGCGTGGACCGCCTGCAGTACGAACTGCAGGAGATCGAGGCCGCCAAGCTCTACCCGGGCGAAGAGGAAGAGCTGAAGACCGAGCGCGACCGCCTGGCCAATGCCGAGCGCTTGGCGGAGCTGGCCGACGGTGTCTGCAAGGCGCTGTACGAGAGCGAGGCGCTGGAAACCCCGCCGGCGGTGGACCTGCTCTCGCAGGCACTGGAGCATCTCACCGACATTGTGCGCTTCGATGCCAGCATGGAGGAACCGCGCCGCCTGCTGGAAGCCGCGCTCTATCAGATCGAGGATATTGCCCGCACGATGCGGGAATACCGCGACGGCATCGAATTCAACCCCCGCCGGCTGGAGCAGATCGAACAGCGCCTCTCCCTCATTTACTCCCTGCGGCGCAAGTACGGCGACACCATCCCGGACATCCTGGCCTATGCCGAGCGCGCCCGCCAGGAACTCTCGCGCATCGAACACGCCGGCGAACATATCGAGGCGCTGGAGGCCAGGGAGCTGGAACTGCTCAGGGAAATTGGCCGGGCGGCCGGCGAGCTTTCTGAGCGCCGGCGTGCCGCGGCGGAGGCACTCTGCCGCGCCGTGGAGCAGGAGTTGGCCGAACTGCGCATGGAGAAGGCGCGCTTCGCCATCAGCCTGACCCAGCAGGAGGACCCGGCCGGCGCCTTCGTCGGGGAGCGGCGCCTGCGCTTCGACGCCACCGGCGTGGACCAGGTCGAGTTCCTCATCTCCGCGAACCCGGGCGAGCCCCTGCGGCCGCTGGCACTGGTGGCCTCCGGCGGCGAGACGTCGCGGCTCATGCTGGCCCTCAAAAACGCGCTGAACCGGGTAGATGAGGTGCCCACCCTGATTTTCGATGAGATTGACGCGGGCATCGGCGGGGTGGTGGCCACGCTGG
The sequence above is drawn from the Anaerolineae bacterium genome and encodes:
- a CDS encoding inositol-3-phosphate synthase encodes the protein MTAESKKVRVAIIGVGNCASAFVQGVHYYKDAPEDQEVPGLMHVNLGGYHIRDIEFTAAFDVVDTKVGLDLAEAIFAHPNNTIKFADVPKLGVKVYRGMTHDGLGRYLKNVVRKAPGSTDDIVRILKETRTDVVVNYLPVGSEMATKWYVEQVLDAGCAFINCIPVFIASQEYWDRRFRERGLPVIGDDIKSQVGATITHRVLTKLFHDRGVRLDRTYQLNFGGNMDFYNMLERERLESKKISKTGAVTSQLPYELEEGNIHVGPSDYVPWLTDRKWCYIRMEGRAFGDVPLNLELKLEVWDSPNSAGVVIDAVRCAKLALDRGIAGALKAPSAYFMKTPPVQFSDDEAHRLTEAFIAGEIEDV
- a CDS encoding NAD(+)/NADH kinase, with product MKHIGILHHPRLPAARLLAEEIAAWLAVRGVTSRIDSALEEGEKLAHLNHQDMVITLGGDGTILRAARLSAMYNVPLLGINMGRVGFLTEFTPQDWQERLPAVLEGQYWVEERIMLRASARRQSQPLGTFDALNDVVVARGELARVLHVEASVNDTPLTTYVADGVIVATPTGSTAYALSAGGPILSPDLEAMLIIPVAPHLAFNRALVLPAGSQLTFAVHTYHHAQLIVDGQGETRLVDGDAVQVTISPYRCRFVRTQPRNYFYQNLVEKLHWRT
- a CDS encoding DUF1957 domain-containing protein; translation: MTSSRKIGAFTFVLHSHIPYCRRAGRWPHGEEWLHEAATETYIPLLNALYDLQEEGVPFHLTIGITPVLCEQLADPLVLEHLRAYLEEKQKAAEADLRRFDPVSERQLHFLAGFYAQWYAHIRASLDERYGGDIIGAFRRLQDAGYIEILTSAATHGYLPLLARDSSIHGQLATGVRSYIRHFGRRPRAIWLPECAYRPAYYVDGPQGRWRKPGLEEFLAEQRLGLFFCETHAIEGGTPIGKAREGVVGPYGEVPKRYLVPIVGYTEPTRRTTYRPYYVAGTEVAVMGRNNPTSMQVWSADWGYPGDGDYREFHKKDGVSGMQYWRVTGPRLDLGQKDLYHPDWAEYKAHQHARHFAGLVEQLLTEYARDNHGDYGIIVSMYDTELFGHWWFEGILWIREVLRNLAASETVELTTASDYLTAHPPEDVLALPESSWGAGGTHFTWDNPDTHWMWEPIHQAETRMEALVARYPEADGPARDILNQAARELLLLQASDWPFLVTTGQARAYAIERFQGHLERFEELARALEAGTPEALAAGAELAGRYYALDNPFPDVDYRDFTERERRI
- a CDS encoding tetratricopeptide repeat protein, producing MNREVEELIRQGMAAARVGEKEEARRHFEAALRLDPNAAAAWLGLSGVVDSPEEKRRCFQRVLELEPGNAEALAGLAWLDRQQAQAPAEAPEVLYCANHPTVETVLRCNRCNKPICVECAVQTPVGYRCKECVAELQAHYFNAQAWDYPVAAAVTLFLSIFVGAFLPWLMSMLPYGWLFVFFLTPPISGGIAEAARRAVGRRRGKYTWLTTSAAGVLGGILGILILWWQIGVMPWLTFLIFIVLHASTLSMRLR
- the recN gene encoding DNA repair protein RecN, whose translation is MLVELTIENFAIIEHLQVSFHEGFNVLTGETGAGKSIIVDAVASVLGGRLEQEQIRAGAPQASVEAVFEVAGPAGRRILPILQEHDLLDEAPAGDRFTLILRRDLRLGGRSVCRVNGRAVPLSLLQEIGQYLVDIHGQGDNTLLLRRQEQLGFLDRYGGLVELREQVSALVRELRRVRQELEALRQDEREIARRVDRLQYELQEIEAAKLYPGEEEELKTERDRLANAERLAELADGVCKALYESEALETPPAVDLLSQALEHLTDIVRFDASMEEPRRLLEAALYQIEDIARTMREYRDGIEFNPRRLEQIEQRLSLIYSLRRKYGDTIPDILAYAERARQELSRIEHAGEHIEALEARELELLREIGRAAGELSERRRAAAEALCRAVEQELAELRMEKARFAISLTQQEDPAGAFVGERRLRFDATGVDQVEFLISANPGEPLRPLALVASGGETSRLMLALKNALNRVDEVPTLIFDEIDAGIGGVVATLVGQKLRRLAGFHQVLCVTHLPQLAAAGDVQYLVTKAERAGRTVTFIRPLSHEERLEALAGMLGAVSAATLQSAQEMLERART